The region ATCTATACAACATGGTGCCCCAATCAGCATTGGTTGCCGCTCTCCTGACTCtacccacatgcacatacaggacCTGCGGAGGAAAGCAGAATCCCCGAAATTGCCCAGCACTTGGTACAGAATGCAGCTCATGTGGAAAACTGAACCACTGGGCCAAAGTGTGCACAGCAGAGACCAAGGCGACATggccaacaacaaaaagcaaagccaaccacagccaccacccaCCGCTCCAGTATGCAACAGACTTCGGGCATGGTAACTGTATGTCGAGCAAAGCGGagactgaagagagtgtttacccAGTCCTGTCGCGCTGCATTCAATCAGGACAAAACAGCGACCCAATCAGTGTGCGACACATTCAAATCTCAAGTGGAAGAGCGACCAGCTCTCAGTGGATAGGCCGTGTCGCTGTGAATCCTATATTATATACATTTTCTccagtgataatgatggtaagattataatttttattttagaTGTCATTCTTAATGGCCATCGGAAATGCGTTATGGTTACTATATTATATACATTTTCTCCAGTGATAATATGGTAAGATTATATTTTAGATGTCATTCTTAATGACCATCGTAAGTGCGTTATGGTTACGGAGGTGTCAGAGTAGTGTTAGGTATCTTCCACCCAGCTGCTTTGATAAATTATACGCTCAAATAATAATAAGCGGACaagggtgacagtgtgtgtgtgtgtgtgtgtgtgtgtgtgtgtgtgtatgcacctatAAGTTATGCATGGACACGTGGAGTTTCGTTTGGCTACGGAGGGGTAAGGGTTTTAAGCATAATTGAAATATTTGTTGggttttagatttttttaaactgTTATTTCATGTTTTATAAGGTACAgtggtcctttttttctttcatatgaaGATTAAAGTCTGTATAGTAGGTAAGGGAAGGGTGTGCAGTTCTTGGCTTATTTCTATTCAATTTCTGACATAAAAATTTATAACTATGTTACTGAATATCTTCCTTTTATATTGTGATTGAAATGCACGTAACCGTCAAAGAAGGGTGTACAggtttttcatttattgtttctTTCGTATCTTGAAATGTAATTTCATCTTAcctcaatgttttctttttacataacaaTTGATATGTGCTTTGATATTTTTTACGAGCATTTGAAtgagtcaaaagaaaaaaaaattgttaattgAGGTGGACTGAAAATTGCTGTCGGTCACACAACAGCTGTGCATGTTCCCATACCTGGAGACTTCGGAACGGGTGATAGCCCACTCTGCCGACCCGACTACACAAGGTGAAAAAAAGAGGAGGCGCCACTGCAGGGATATAGCAGTGTAAAATTCTGTTCACTCCAGCAGGTGGTATTCACCCGAGGGGAACGTCGGAACAATACACAGgttagttgtttctttttctgctaACTCAGAGAAATGTTTAGGTACGCCGTTGAACGTGTACACTCTGTACCACATCTGTGAAAGTTCAGAACTTGCTGGATGCTCCCGCGTCATGTGTCAGCCAAAGCGCTCCTTTCCGCTCTtttcaccttccccaaccgaCAGGTATCCATCcacaccttggtggagtgaggaaattcggaaTAAAGTGTCTTTTTCAAGGGCACAACACTTTGCCGAAGTGGGGCCTTGAACCCTGttccctggtgaacactggatcagaagtctgacATTTTTTCCGATTCTGCCACTGTGTCCCCATTACCGTCACTAACGGGTCCCTTATGTTTGCACCAACCTGCACAAATCTGGTGAAAAATGAATCCGGAAACAATCTAGAACTGATTGGCGCGGTTTTTTTTCCAATATGAAAATCGATAGAGACGTGACAAACCAGATTGTCAtgtacaaaacaataaaatatttGACTCTATAAAATATTTAGTCATATCCAGTGTTTGCAAacttatacatgtatgcatgctgaTAAACATCTAGGTTTGGTATTTTTGATATATACGTTCATTGTAATCGCCATCGACAGACATATGCTCGACATTTGCAAAGTGTTGATCTTCaatagaagacgaaattcatgttgTATTTCTCGTCCTTGACTTAGTAATATTGGAGAGAAGTTTATACCACACAAGTACACGAAAGACTCATCCTTTTTGGACTGATTGTATTGTTGTCATCAACAATTGACAGTATTGTAAAGCAGCTGGCTTTTTTTCTCATCAAAGTGTTTAAAAGACGATGTGCATTCGTAACATAATAATTGGAATACGTTTCCGGTATGCTTATGTACACCTCCTTCTGAGGGGCCAGTGCCTCATAAGTAaacaatctatctctctctgtctctctctgtgtctctccccccctctctgtctctctttcgcacacacatTTGTTATTCATTATATAACATGTATTATGAATTTTGTGGGAGCTGCTTCTTTAAATCTGTGACATGcatgtttttttaaatcaaattgtATTACTCGATCATTATCTGAACCTGTATAAATTTTCATgcattgtattctctctctctctctcttcgttgtaTAACATGTATTATGAATTTCTACGACTTCCCCTCTCTATATAGTAACATGTATTATCAGGTATGTCTGACCTCTCCCTCAGTCTTTATATCGGGTTCTCGCAGCACGTTTCACGTACTTCTCTGTTATTTGGCTCTGataacctcctccccccacccccctccacccgacCCATCTCCACCTTTACTATTTTTCTCGTCCGTTGATTCTCTTGTTACTCTTGGTCTGCCATTATTTTTGTGGGGTTGTTGGAGTTGTTACAATGTTAGTCTTGTTATGTGTGTTATACATTGTACGAAACTATGTCATACGAAACTGCTCCCATAACTATGCGACAGCTTTACCTGAGCGACGAGTGAATAAATCAGCAAGATGTACATTCTCTGAGTTGTGTTCATTCCTTcatgaatactatactacatactATATTACCATTTCAATGTGAATGCGAACGGTGTCCATTTCAGGCAATGATTTTATCAATGTACAATAGTCATCGTCATTCTTACGGAGTCTTCtcacccctatctccccctcccctctctcattatcTCCTTCTTTGATTCTCTCTTCCGTCATTCTCTCTTAGCCATGTCGTGTTGTAAAATTAATGTCagttattattcatgtattcatgatCTATTGTGTACACGCCGTTTTGATATAATGATTTCTTTTAattcccttttctttcctttttgagtggtgggtgggaaagaaaagaaaagaaaaaaaattgtctcaCTCACTAGTATTCTAATACActcacaaaacattttttttttcaaattaattcagtaatcccccccctctctctctctttgtgaacgAAAATCTCAACCTggcacgcggagagagagagagagagagagagagagagaattttatttGACTTGGTCCAAGATAAGAAGTGTCGAAGTATCAGGTCAACGCTCCGTGGAGGCGTGGCAAAGAGAATCCCACGATCAGAGGGGATCACGTGTTTTTCATTCCGCGCGTTTCACTTTGCCTCCGGTTTGCGATGGAACGCGTTAGTGACACCACTCACGGTGGAACGATTTCACAGTGTCACACACTTTGTGAACACAGGTATCTGGCACGAGGGAGCCTAGATAAGTATCTAAATGCAGCTGGAAATACTTATGCTTACTATGTTTATTCCAGCTTGACGATGTATCCTTCCCCACATATTTTCTGATTCTTTTAAATCACGGGCCACTgacacacgatgtgtgtgtgaaaatatatgtgtgtgtgtgtgtgtgtgtgtgtgtgtttatcattattgtcacacacacacacgcccgcgcgcgcgcgcaatgacCTTTCATCGTTTTGATGACTGTGAGGATCGAgctgtgggaagagagagagagagagagagagagagagagagagagagagagcttgctttATCTTACACAACGACCCACCACTGAATAGATTTGAACTAGAGAGACCTGGGGGGTCGCAACCGACAATGGGTGAATAATCAAAcacagttttttttctgaatgaacaCACTTGGGCTGTAGCTCAGGACGGCACAGCGTAAGTATACTTGCTTTACTGCACTTTTTGCTCTTGGGCGATTAATACTGCGcgcgcgagggtgtgtgtgtgtgtgtgtgtgtgtgtgtgtgtgtgtgtgtgtgtgtaaatagaatataatattttattgtcaaaaaaactaaagatttataagacacaataaaacataaacatgagcgtgtgtatgtgtgtgtgtgtgtgtgagtgtgtgcgcgcgcgtgtatgtatgtatataaattatatgtgtgtgtgtccacgtttgtgttgttgttttttgtgtgcgcgtctctctctctctctcgctgtgtgtgtgtgtgtgtgtgtgtgtgtgtgtgtgtgtgtgtgtgtgatacgtatatgtatgtatatatcatcgtatgtgtcattgtatataaaaatatatgtatattgttATCTGGAAGTGACATGTTAAGCAGAAAGTCAGTCAtaacatgtgtgagtgcgtgtgtgcgtgtgcgtgtgtgtgtatgtgtgttcgtgggtgggtggataggtggatggatgcgggagcacgcgcacgtgtgtgtctttgtggtgcTGCTGGATGTTTTACTGATAATGGTGCGTGTCTAACGAATCAGATTCGGTGAGTCAGCACGTCTTTAGTCTCAGTGTATCAgcgtgtcttttttgtctttagtCTCAACactttgttgtccttgttttttgttttttgttgttgtttttgttgttgttgttttttttttttttttttttttcgtatgagTGTTTTATATTCAAAGCAAGACACAAGGCTTGCCAATCATCCCAGATGTATGACTTTCAAAGTCTCGCTATAAGGCTGTGAGAACAGGGAAAACAGCCCATCACTATTCAAACAAGCTTGCGCAAAGAGGacaagaggtgtgggtgggggagagggagcggagggactggggggctgcgggggggggggggggggggtgcggcggaGAACGAGTTAAAAAGGGAGAAAGGATTGGGGAGGATAGAGAATGGAGTCGAAAGGGGCAtggcatacactcacacacgctctctctccctctctcactttgtctgtgtgtctgtctctgtctaattttcAACTAAGAAATATGGCGAAATTTCCCACGCTAGGGTTTATTCTTTGTTTATGAGTTGtagtgtgactttttttttcaagtttgatATATCTCTTTGTTGTCAAGTTTTGTGACGTGTTTACAGCCCTGACAATCGGCTTGACTGTACGCCACACTGGTTTGAGCTGGATCCCCATtctgttcattgtctgtgtcttgttCATCTTGCAGACTGACCACTGTCCTCTGTCCAGTTGATCTGCCACGATGGGAGAGAAACAAATCGCTTTCGGAAAATACGTCAACGGCTGGAGATGCACGGCCATCCTGGCCATTCTCTGCTGTGTTGGTCTTCTCGTCGCcttgatcgtcgttgtcgtcaacaAGCAGGACGATAACGACACGAAGAAGGACACCATCCCCGTGTCCTACCCACAAAGGGGGTCTGAAGACGTCAGGTGACCCCCAGGACCCCAGCCCCTTCCACGATCTGACGTTAGCAGAGTATGATCGCATACTCAGATTTCTGAGGCAGGAGAAGAGTGTCAACCTACAGGCACCCGGCAAGACGTTTGTCAACACGTCCAGCATCTTCATGATGGATCTGCTGCTGCCGCCCAAACAGCGCGTGCTGAGCTTTCTGGACAGCCAGAGACCTCAGCCTGCACGTGAAGCACGTGTCATGATCTTCAGAGGGGACAAGATGCCGCCTGTGGTGGAGGAGTGAGTTGGAACTGCAGTGACTGGAATGTTTTTAGTTCAGTTGTCAGCATCGTCATTTTCCTTAAAACTTCATTCGTCTTCAATGTGTATAACACTATTCTAGGaaggagtgtttgtgtttgtctgttttccaGATGTTGAAAAGCAGAAGGGAATATGGCACAGTAAAGATACACCTCTACGCATAggcgtgcacgcaaacacacacacacacacatacagagagaagtagagagacagaggatcaAAAACCCAGAATCACCAACAAGTAAATAACAGCAGTATGGGAAGAACGTGTGGTATGATTTCAGGTACCGTGTGGGGCCCTTATCAAACCCGACCTATGCGAACCTGATAAACGGCACTCAGAGGAGGAACCCTGTGTCATTTTCTCTGAGGCCTTTGGCCAATGTAGAGTTTGGTGCCATCATCCATCATCTCCTGCCAGTGGTTGACCAGAAGGTAAGTCCAACATGCCATTTTTCCTGGTAGCGTTTCATCAATGGAGTGATTGCTGGATGGAATATGAAACCACTACAACGAGCTGATTGAACCGTATCATTTGACGAAAAATACAGGACACATGCATAGTCCATGCATCATTACCTTTTATAAAGAAAGACAGTCAGTTaacactgacgatgatgatgatgatgattatgataacgatgatgataataatgacgatgatgacgacggcgatgacgatgatggtaatgatgatgacaatcccCATGCATTTTGATTCAGGTGGGCCATATTCTGTTGGAAAGTTACGGAGGCAAATTTTGGGATTGTGATGCTAACTGCCTGAACTTCTACCCTGCTCCAGTGGGGACAGAGCTGATCAGGACTATGACCCGTAAAGTCTGGTTTATGGCCAACTACCATGTGGAGTATTACACGTAAGATTTTTTTCCCGTTTGGTGTGTTCAGTTATTCTTTGgtctgttagtgttgttgttgttatcgttgtgttATTATAGCCAATTATTTTATTGCTCTGAAATATCCATTGCCATTCTCATGgcgtccccacacccctctccccttgctctttctgtgtctcctctctttctccatctctgtctctgcctctccatgCTGCTATCATCGTTTCTGTTATTCTAAGTCTGATAATGGAAACCCTATAGTGATCTTACTGTTGTTAGGATGCCTAGATTTGTGCACACTGGGCAGAGACTTGTGTATTTTTCTTATTAAGCGTGGAAGAAGTATTCCGTGAATTATGCTTCGATCTGGGTGGATGGCGCCATGTTTTGTGATGACGAAATCTTCTGGCAGTGGAGGAAAACATTGTCAAGTTGCAGTTGTTTATATGCAgggcattttttttaattttaattttctaTTATTCAAGAGAATACAACCTGTTGGCTGCTGTGATATTGTAGGTCAAAAGCACCGGAATATCATGTGAGTCCGTACTGGTAGGATCAGAATGACTGACGTGGTGAGGAGTCTGCACGCAGGTGGCCGATGAGCTCACGAACGACATGTTCTGCGTTTTGTCAATAGAGATTCCTGGCGAAGAGGAGGCACGAAGACATTtgggaagtgactcagcagcatttCTTGCTGGACTCCTAGTGCGGACCACATACCAAATTATCAACAACCATAGCATCTGTAGGCTGTTTGTCTGCACACCACTGGCTAAACCATAACATTTTAAGCTGTGTGTCGACATACATCACACCGTCAGCCAGACCATAGCATTTCAAGCTGTTTGTTGACATACATCGCATTTGTAACCATCCACCTATGTTCCTACATCACCAACCTCGATATAGTTGAACTTTGGCAACATTTCTTCTCAGCTTTAGAAGAACACACGATTTTAGAGTCTGCAACTTCGTTACATTACACTGGACAATGATGTGAACCATGTGATCTTTCGCAGACTGCACACACTGGATTTTGGCTTTCTGATGAACTTGGAAGGCAGTGACCCGACCCAGTGGAGCGTGGAACAGGTGTGGTACTCAGGCACGATGTACAGCTCACTGGACGACCTGGCTGACAAGTATGCCAATGACCCCACTACCAACAAGACTCGTGTGGAATATCCCCGCGACTCTCCGGACCTGACGTCTACCCAGAGGCTGAGGGGAATCCCCAAGCCAGACCCCCCTCAGAGGCCCCCACTGCAGGTCAGCTGGTTGTCATGATCCTATTCACCATTGCTCTTCAGACATTCGCTGTAGATTACATTGCCTTTTCATCTTTCCAAATCATATTTCTTTAATTCGCAAGACTGTTTCCGGGCCATTTCCTTCTAGTCTAATAGAAACACATTTGACTGCTGCTGTTCCTTTCTGTTCACACACGAACTATGTGAACCAACCATGACTGTGTCCACAGATGGAACCAGACGGCAAACGCTACATCATCCACCACCGTCATGTCCGTTACCTGCACTGGGACTTTGATATCCGTCTGTCCGCCTTCACTGGACCTCAGGTGTACAATGTCCGTTTCCAGGGAGACCGCATCGCCTATGAGCTGGGGGTGTCTGAGATTGCTGTCTTCTATGCTGGATATAACCCCATGCAGCGTTTGACCAACTTTGTGGACAGTGGGGCGCTGATTGGTGAGTTGAAGTCAGCCTGGAAGAATGGTGACGTAAATCTGCCGTAGTCTGTGCAACAAATCATCATATATTTATACTCTCACAAAGTCACACACCAACAGTGAGAACACTAACCTATAATAATTCAGAGGCAATACGGTGTACAGGTGTGTACTGATTACATGCATGTCTCGAAGATGACCTGAGGATGTTGCTGATCTTTGTTGAAGGAATGTTCTGATGGAGCAGATGTTGGGAATTATTTAACTCATCTCACTTCGACAAATTCAGAgttgtgtgttgtattcattGACTTTACTGAATGTTTCGATCTCATAGAGATGATCAGTTATGCATGAGAAAAACGCCATATTTCCCCAGCTTTCCCAGTATCACAGATTCCTGTCCGGAGGATCTAATTCAGttgcagtttcaaggaggtgtcaaagtgtccGGAttgatccatttacgctacacaacatctggtTGAAAATGCAGCATGTGCTTGACCTTCACCCAAAAATCCTATGATCAGGTATTGAGAGGCTATATCCCACAACAGGCTGTGAAACACGAATTCAATGAGTCCTAGATGCCACCAGCCTACTGGACTGACCACATCCCCCCAGAGTTGGACCATCAGTTCACTCCACAGTCCATGAGTTCTTCATCAGCTGTTAGAAGCATGGTACACTAACGCCGGACCTCAGCACTGCAGTCATTAACAAGGGAGGAAAAGCAGACTGCTCGAACAAAAAAAGGATTCGCCCTGTTTTAAATTgcgggaaaaaggggaaaagactTACTTGAATCCTCCCTGATATGGTACTCACAGCATCACAGAAGGCTACTCCCTTCCCAGAGAACCAGCGCAGCTTTAGAACAAAGCTGGGTTCGACAGACATGGTATTCGTCTTGAGACAAATCCACGAGAAATGCCGCGAACAGAATAGAGGTATTACATCACCTTTGTTGATCTCACACAAGATTTTGACACAGTGAGCAGGAAATGCCTTTCGACATTCCTGGGCAGGCTAGGCTCCCCACTGAAGCTAATCACTATAGTCATGCTGCTCCACGAGGGTCAACTCAGTGAAGTCAGACATGGCTATGACCTCTACCAGCCCTTCCAAATCTCGAACGGAGTGAAACAAGGCTGCACTGTAGCCCAAACGCTATTCTCGATCTTCTCTATCATGATGCTAGAACAAGCCAATGGGAACCTGGACAAAGCAGAAGGGGTATACAGACACTTTCGCACTGATGGAAACCTCTTCAACCTGCACTGACTGCAAGCCCGCACCAAGACTTTGAAGAGAGATCTGAGACCTTCTGTTTGCCGATGCTGCTGTTCTGGCAGTGCACACCAAACACGACCTCACGACCAGTAATATCAACCTCTAACAATGGACTACCCGAACCACTGACCACTGTCTAGCACAACACCATCCACCACGCCACCAGCACCTCTGAAGCAAACCATTGTGCCAGTCTAGAGGAGAGGAGGACAGGgcgcaaaaacgaaacaaacaaaacccacctcaGACAAGACGTTGACCTGCAGCCACTGTGGAAGAATCTGCTGATCTTGATTTGGACTTGTAAGCCATCAGCGTCCGTGTGCTCGAAAAAGACTGAACTGATGCAACCTTCACCAATATCCTCGATTCTGAACAcattgccaacaacaacaattatcgcTTTGAATTAATGATTCGTGCCCCGtcatttatgttttttctttttgagtgggtggatgggtgggggtgttctCAATCATACTATAACACAAGTGCTGCATTAATCGATGCATTGGTCAGTTTTAGTTATGCTGTGCAAACCTGCGTCACAGAAccacagtactttttttttttttgtctcaggtACACACTCCAAGTCTCTCATTCCGGGAGTCGACTGCCCAGAGGGCGCCACATTTCTGAACGTGTCCTTCTTTGGAGAAGGCATGGAGGTGCCCACCACACTTGAACGTGCccagtgtgtgtttgaacaggACACAGGCGTTCCTCTCCGCAGACATCTGTCTTACGCACGTAGCGAAGGCGCTTTCTATGGTGGCATGTCAGACTCTGTTCTGGTTGTGCGTTCCATTCTCACCATCGTCAATTATGATTACATTGTCGACTTCGTCTTTCACCAGGTCAGAATGCTATTCTCATGCTCTGAAGTTaagtgtgttcgttcgttcttcaatCTAAGATATTTGTACAAGCTGAGGTTGGGCTGTGCTGTCACTGTGCAGTTGAGGTTGAGTTTTGTTGTCAAACTAGAATTTGTCTCTGAAACACCCACTGTGAAGTCACTGTTCGAAGACAGCCTTACCCCTCAGCGTTCTTTGCAAAACTGGAAGAATATCTGATATAACCTTATTTGCAATGATTCCAAAGCCAGTTTTGTATACGATCTGGTGATGCAATTATTTGAAAAACGTTTAAGAACtgtgtttctttttggttttctttttgatatATTCTGTCATCAGCATGCTTACGGCGTTATCATTTAGAAATTGT is a window of Babylonia areolata isolate BAREFJ2019XMU chromosome 5, ASM4173473v1, whole genome shotgun sequence DNA encoding:
- the LOC143282115 gene encoding putative amine oxidase [copper-containing] isoform X2, with protein sequence MMDLLLPPKQRVLSFLDSQRPQPAREARVMIFRGDKMPPVVEEYRVGPLSNPTYANLINGTQRRNPVSFSLRPLANVEFGAIIHHLLPVVDQKVGHILLESYGGKFWDCDANCLNFYPAPVGTELIRTMTRKVWFMANYHVEYYTLHTLDFGFLMNLEGSDPTQWSVEQVWYSGTMYSSLDDLADKYANDPTTNKTRVEYPRDSPDLTSTQRLRGIPKPDPPQRPPLQMEPDGKRYIIHHRHVRYLHWDFDIRLSAFTGPQVYNVRFQGDRIAYELGVSEIAVFYAGYNPMQRLTNFVDSGALIGTHSKSLIPGVDCPEGATFLNVSFFGEGMEVPTTLERAQCVFEQDTGVPLRRHLSYARSEGAFYGGMSDSVLVVRSILTIVNYDYIVDFVFHQSGAIECRAISTGYIMSSFYNADEAPYGFRLNAEIVANIHHHMFHFKADLDIGGTSNRYETLDISEEEVQLRQVPTTKYKQIKFQRHLYNTENEAVYKYNFDAPMYHIVHNEDKKTKHGVPRAFRLHMAGVSKQLLTLGENNEKSIPWARQQLAVTVQKDDELVSSSPFAMFDSYNPVTDFSNFISDESIVDKLLQGRLA
- the LOC143282115 gene encoding putative amine oxidase [copper-containing] isoform X1; this translates as MMDLLLPPKQRVLSFLDSQRPQPAREARVMIFRGDKMPPVVEEYRVGPLSNPTYANLINGTQRRNPVSFSLRPLANVEFGAIIHHLLPVVDQKVGHILLESYGGKFWDCDANCLNFYPAPVGTELIRTMTRKVWFMANYHVEYYTLHTLDFGFLMNLEGSDPTQWSVEQVWYSGTMYSSLDDLADKYANDPTTNKTRVEYPRDSPDLTSTQRLRGIPKPDPPQRPPLQMEPDGKRYIIHHRHVRYLHWDFDIRLSAFTGPQVYNVRFQGDRIAYELGVSEIAVFYAGYNPMQRLTNFVDSGALIGTHSKSLIPGVDCPEGATFLNVSFFGEGMEVPTTLERAQCVFEQDTGVPLRRHLSYARSEGAFYGGMSDSVLVVRSILTIVNYDYIVDFVFHQSGAIECRAISTGYIMSSFYNADEAPYGFRLNAEIVANIHHHMFHFKADLDIGGTSNRYETLDISEEEVQLRQVPTTKYKQIKFQRHLYNTENEAVYKYNFDAPMYHIVHNEDKKTKHGVPRAFRLHMAGVSKQLLTLGENNEKSIPWARQQLAVTVQKDDELVSSSPFAMFDSYNPVTDFSNFISDESIVDKDLVLWVTLGTHHIPHTEDIPVTPTVGGHLSFFLLPYNYFPECPSVSSRDNLRVEYATPNTPADGLKVDRNGNKVNQVCGAVTLEQLVQKEPDHFLQTHEEFNLL